The proteins below come from a single Chryseobacterium nepalense genomic window:
- a CDS encoding GNAT family N-acetyltransferase — protein MQLETERLIMRKFEETDAERMFLMDSHPEVMKYIGMPPLTHIRETENIITMIRQQYEDYGVGRLAVIEKQSGLLIGWSGLKFLAREVNGYKNVYDLGYRFMPEYWGKGYASESARASLDFGFNGLKIDVIYAHAHSENHASHYVLKKLGFIKTGDFTEPDGICFWYELNHKNYF, from the coding sequence ATGCAACTGGAAACCGAAAGACTGATCATGAGAAAATTTGAAGAAACAGACGCAGAGCGTATGTTTCTGATGGATTCCCATCCTGAAGTCATGAAATACATCGGAATGCCGCCTCTCACCCATATCCGTGAAACTGAAAACATTATTACCATGATCCGGCAGCAATATGAAGATTATGGAGTGGGAAGACTTGCCGTTATCGAAAAACAAAGCGGACTGCTGATCGGATGGAGTGGGCTTAAATTTCTGGCCCGGGAAGTGAACGGCTATAAAAATGTTTATGATCTCGGCTATCGTTTCATGCCTGAATATTGGGGAAAAGGATATGCCTCAGAATCTGCAAGGGCTTCGCTTGATTTTGGCTTTAATGGTTTAAAAATTGATGTTATTTACGCTCATGCTCATTCTGAAAACCATGCTTCCCATTATGTTCTGAAAAAACTGGGTTTCATAAAAACCGGAGATTTTACAGAACCGGACGGTATTTGTTTCTGGTACGAGCTGAATCATAAAAATTATTTTTAA
- a CDS encoding ribonuclease domain-containing protein, producing the protein MNSKTRSLFFICLGLLFGMSAMYIYRNFIEDQKDHAKPVVEYSSAGSSAPDNSSEQQQSVDQLTEQNTVIRFVKQNHKLPDYYITKNEARKMGWKPSEGNLCEVLPGKAIGGDPFGNREKSLPEGQIYFEADVNYHCGNRNADRIIFTKNGDVYLTKNHYKSFEKQ; encoded by the coding sequence ATGAACAGTAAAACAAGATCTCTGTTTTTCATCTGCCTCGGACTTCTTTTCGGGATGTCGGCGATGTATATTTACCGGAATTTTATTGAAGATCAAAAAGATCATGCAAAACCCGTTGTAGAATACAGCAGTGCCGGGTCTTCAGCACCAGATAATTCTTCAGAACAGCAGCAATCTGTAGATCAGCTTACGGAACAAAATACGGTTATCCGCTTTGTAAAGCAAAATCATAAGCTTCCGGACTATTACATTACTAAAAATGAAGCCAGAAAAATGGGATGGAAGCCTTCTGAAGGAAATCTTTGCGAAGTATTGCCTGGAAAAGCGATTGGCGGAGATCCATTCGGGAACCGCGAAAAATCTTTACCTGAAGGACAAATCTATTTTGAGGCCGATGTTAATTATCATTGCGGAAACAGAAATGCAGACCGTATTATTTTTACAAAAAACGGTGATGTGTATCTCACAAAAAATCATTACAAAAGCTTTGAAAAGCAGTAA
- a CDS encoding barstar family protein: MKTIYIDFTDIGDYEDFYAQLKTKLPLPEYFGDNLDALSDIITGGLEMPLHIEFVNMTVDQLEIFEDLLTVLEDAEDQMEEFTFTYFLEQYDDEDEPEDDED; the protein is encoded by the coding sequence ATGAAAACAATATATATTGATTTTACAGACATAGGAGATTATGAAGACTTCTATGCACAATTAAAAACAAAGCTTCCACTTCCGGAATATTTCGGAGATAATCTGGATGCGCTATCGGATATTATTACCGGCGGACTTGAAATGCCGCTTCATATTGAATTCGTTAATATGACGGTGGATCAGCTCGAAATTTTTGAAGATCTTCTTACCGTACTGGAAGATGCGGAAGATCAGATGGAAGAATTTACTTTTACGTATTTTCTGGAGCAATACGATGATGAAGACGAACCTGAAGATGATGAAGATTAA
- a CDS encoding nuclear transport factor 2 family protein — MRKIQIVLLLIVSQIMFSQVKNTDELYKTAKKLDSLIFDIGFNACDLSHYDSIVSDDLEFYHDKGGITSGKAAFIASIKNNICGGPNKVRRELVPGSMKIYPLYNNNVLYAFIQEGEHDFAEFYKGKWNKGSRAKFTILWTLEDKNWKMKRVLSYDHHL, encoded by the coding sequence ATGAGAAAGATTCAGATTGTATTGTTACTGATTGTAAGTCAGATCATGTTTTCTCAGGTAAAGAATACCGATGAGCTCTATAAAACGGCAAAAAAATTAGACAGTCTGATATTCGATATCGGATTTAATGCATGCGATCTTTCTCATTATGATTCAATCGTCAGCGACGATCTTGAATTTTACCACGACAAAGGCGGGATTACCTCCGGAAAAGCAGCATTCATTGCGTCCATTAAAAACAATATCTGCGGCGGTCCCAACAAAGTAAGGCGCGAACTGGTTCCCGGCAGCATGAAAATTTATCCTTTGTACAATAATAATGTTCTGTATGCTTTCATTCAGGAAGGAGAACATGATTTTGCTGAATTTTATAAAGGAAAATGGAATAAAGGAAGCCGCGCAAAATTTACTATTCTCTGGACTCTGGAAGATAAAAACTGGAAAATGAAAAGGGTTTTAAGTTACGATCACCATCTATAA
- a CDS encoding cystathionine gamma-synthase gives MNFNTKVIHGGQHHESATGSVNVPVFLTSTFAQKSPGVHSGYEYSRAANPTRQALEDSLASIENGARGLAFGSGLAAIDCVLKLLNPGDEVIAVDDLYGGTYRMFTRLFEKYQLKFTFVSFDDTSKIADVITDKTKLIWVETPTNPLMKLVDIKAVVEVAKGKDILVAVDNTFATPYLQRPIDLGADIVMHSATKYLGGHSDVIAGALVAKDAELGEKLHFIQFASGGILGPHDSYLVLRGIKTLALRVQRHSENGMAVAQYLESHPAVDKVIYPGLESHPQYELAKSQMKDFGGMVSFTFKSGKKEDAIKFLEKVKVFTLAESLGGVESLANHPALMTHASIPAEKRAELGITDDLVRLSVGIEDAEDLIADLERAFS, from the coding sequence ATGAATTTCAATACAAAAGTAATACACGGTGGCCAACACCACGAATCTGCAACAGGATCTGTAAATGTTCCTGTATTTTTAACATCAACATTCGCCCAGAAAAGTCCGGGTGTACATTCCGGATACGAATATTCAAGAGCGGCAAATCCTACAAGACAGGCTTTGGAAGATTCTCTGGCAAGCATTGAAAACGGTGCGAGAGGTTTGGCCTTCGGGTCTGGCTTAGCGGCCATTGATTGTGTTTTAAAATTATTAAACCCAGGAGATGAGGTTATTGCAGTGGATGATTTGTACGGGGGAACCTACAGAATGTTTACCAGGCTTTTCGAAAAATATCAGCTCAAATTTACCTTTGTGAGTTTTGATGATACTTCAAAAATTGCCGATGTCATTACCGATAAAACAAAATTAATCTGGGTTGAAACACCAACCAATCCTTTAATGAAGCTGGTTGATATCAAAGCGGTAGTTGAAGTGGCAAAGGGTAAAGATATCCTGGTTGCGGTTGACAATACCTTCGCGACTCCTTATCTCCAGAGACCGATTGACCTGGGCGCTGATATCGTAATGCACTCTGCAACCAAATATTTGGGTGGGCACTCCGATGTTATCGCAGGAGCTTTAGTAGCGAAAGATGCTGAATTAGGCGAAAAACTTCATTTTATCCAGTTTGCGAGCGGTGGTATTTTGGGCCCTCATGATTCATACCTTGTACTAAGAGGAATCAAAACATTGGCATTAAGAGTTCAGAGACATTCAGAAAACGGAATGGCTGTTGCCCAATATCTTGAATCTCATCCTGCTGTGGATAAGGTGATTTATCCTGGTTTGGAATCTCATCCTCAATATGAATTGGCCAAATCCCAAATGAAAGATTTTGGCGGAATGGTTTCTTTTACGTTTAAATCGGGAAAAAAAGAAGATGCGATTAAATTTTTAGAAAAAGTAAAAGTATTCACATTGGCTGAATCATTGGGTGGAGTAGAGTCTCTGGCTAATCATCCTGCTTTAATGACCCACGCTTCCATCCCTGCGGAAAAACGTGCAGAATTGGGAATTACCGATGATCTGGTACGTTTAAGTGTTGGAATCGAAGATGCGGAAGACCTTATCGCAGATCTTGAAAGAGCTTTTTCGTAA
- a CDS encoding Crp/Fnr family transcriptional regulator, with the protein MIICENLLFSHGAEQQNYNSGEYIFEEESTPKYYLQIKTGTVKISSFLEDGKEFIHGIPFDGHCLAETYLFHDKKYAVNAIAVTYCEIIKLEKNRLIELLLKKPQLIFSMYSYTADRMRYKHITSAPFSFQDPVTKLNLILNHVKNHFGFNDKFSFHIPYTRQQLASLTGMRIETVIRAIKKMEKQNMLKIDGTKIFV; encoded by the coding sequence ATGATCATATGCGAAAACCTCTTGTTTTCACATGGTGCCGAGCAACAAAATTATAATTCCGGTGAATATATCTTTGAAGAAGAGAGCACTCCGAAGTATTATTTGCAAATAAAAACCGGTACTGTAAAAATAAGCAGCTTCCTGGAAGACGGTAAAGAGTTTATCCACGGGATACCTTTCGATGGTCATTGTCTGGCCGAAACCTATCTTTTTCATGATAAAAAATATGCGGTTAATGCAATTGCCGTTACTTACTGCGAAATTATAAAACTTGAAAAGAACAGACTAATTGAACTCCTTCTGAAAAAGCCTCAGCTGATCTTCAGCATGTACTCTTATACGGCAGACCGTATGCGTTATAAGCACATTACCTCTGCACCGTTTTCTTTTCAGGATCCCGTAACGAAGCTCAATCTTATTTTGAACCATGTGAAAAACCATTTCGGGTTTAATGACAAATTTTCTTTTCATATTCCGTATACCAGGCAGCAGCTTGCATCACTTACCGGAATGCGGATAGAAACGGTGATCCGGGCCATTAAAAAGATGGAGAAACAGAATATGCTGAAAATAGACGGCACTAAAATATTCGTCTGA
- a CDS encoding gliding motility protein GldB, whose product MKIFRIVALSLVFVLGLNSCKKEPENKWKVEVKNPAEKVEIIDISKNFYDQNFPLTQFKSEFPWFQGTVNDADFVKRRADQEEIKIYKEAIAKIDEKKLQTDLQDLFTHIKYYFPAFKSPKVYLFSSALQMVQDPIFYDPKGNLLFVDVTGFMGEGNPNYKGLEMYFQKSMNPNNIVPKVAQIFAEGFVKESPDHQKFIDMIILNGKIMILKDAFLPTYPDYLKMNYTQKQYEWAVANEANIWNYFVENNIIFGDDHRLEDRFIAPGPFSKFYTEIDNESSPQVGIFTGWQICKAYLNQKPDIKLQDFLNTDATVIFNQSGYKPKL is encoded by the coding sequence ATGAAGATTTTCAGAATTGTTGCACTTTCACTAGTATTCGTTTTGGGATTAAATTCCTGTAAAAAAGAACCTGAAAATAAATGGAAAGTTGAAGTAAAGAATCCTGCTGAAAAAGTAGAAATTATCGATATTTCCAAAAACTTTTATGATCAGAATTTTCCTTTAACACAATTTAAATCAGAATTTCCGTGGTTCCAGGGAACAGTAAATGATGCCGATTTTGTTAAACGTAGAGCGGATCAGGAAGAAATAAAAATTTACAAGGAAGCTATTGCTAAAATAGATGAGAAAAAACTTCAGACAGACCTTCAGGATCTGTTTACCCATATAAAATATTATTTCCCGGCATTCAAAAGCCCGAAAGTATATCTCTTTTCGTCTGCCTTGCAGATGGTTCAGGATCCTATTTTTTACGATCCGAAAGGAAATCTGCTGTTTGTTGATGTCACAGGTTTTATGGGAGAGGGAAATCCTAATTATAAAGGGCTTGAGATGTATTTCCAGAAATCGATGAACCCCAATAATATCGTACCGAAAGTTGCCCAGATTTTTGCAGAAGGTTTTGTGAAAGAATCTCCCGACCATCAGAAATTTATAGACATGATCATTCTTAATGGTAAGATCATGATTCTGAAAGATGCATTTCTGCCGACTTATCCGGATTATCTGAAAATGAACTATACCCAGAAGCAATATGAATGGGCGGTAGCTAATGAAGCCAATATCTGGAATTATTTTGTAGAAAATAATATCATTTTTGGAGATGATCATCGATTGGAAGACCGTTTTATTGCTCCCGGACCGTTCTCAAAGTTTTATACGGAAATTGATAATGAATCTTCACCACAGGTTGGAATTTTCACGGGATGGCAGATTTGTAAAGCGTATCTTAATCAAAAACCTGACATTAAACTTCAGGATTTCCTGAATACGGATGCTACGGTTATTTTTAATCAGTCTGGGTACAAACCGAAATTATAA
- a CDS encoding leucine-rich repeat domain-containing protein, producing the protein MKNKIISFWLLISLFPFFNAQKIIFKDKNFEKAIIENFDLNKDGNIVQSEADHVENLFLVGKGITSMEDLPYFKNAKMIVLDDNKISVISVKNMGCLRLFSCTRCKISSFSAENLKNLTSLYLDDNMIQNILLKSTPAITQLTVSLNKIKAIDISGLRNLKNINLEHNFIRKLDISQNLNLETLNIKQNPIREDDIKKGAKDVTIFGFHQQ; encoded by the coding sequence ATGAAAAATAAAATAATATCCTTCTGGCTTTTGATTTCGTTATTCCCTTTTTTCAATGCTCAGAAAATTATATTTAAAGATAAAAACTTTGAAAAAGCCATTATCGAAAACTTTGATCTTAATAAAGACGGAAATATTGTTCAGTCTGAAGCCGATCACGTTGAAAATCTTTTTCTGGTAGGAAAAGGCATTACCTCAATGGAAGACCTTCCGTATTTTAAGAATGCAAAAATGATCGTATTGGACGATAATAAGATTTCCGTAATTTCCGTAAAAAACATGGGCTGCCTCAGGCTGTTTTCCTGTACCCGGTGTAAGATTTCTTCCTTCAGTGCCGAAAACCTTAAAAACCTTACCTCGCTGTATCTTGATGATAATATGATTCAAAATATTTTATTGAAATCCACTCCTGCAATTACCCAATTAACCGTATCTTTAAATAAAATTAAAGCCATTGATATCAGCGGCCTTAGAAATCTTAAAAATATAAATCTGGAACATAATTTTATCCGAAAACTGGACATTTCTCAAAATCTGAATTTAGAAACTCTGAATATAAAACAAAATCCCATCCGGGAAGATGATATTAAAAAAGGAGCTAAAGATGTGACCATTTTTGGATTTCACCAACAATAA
- the nadE gene encoding NAD(+) synthase codes for MQTQKVIDHIVNWLKDYAVKANAKGYVIGVSGGVDSGVVSTLCAMTGLEVLLLEMPIRQKEDQVNRAQDHIEDLKKKFPNVQGKTINLTPVFESFEGIVHDHVEGRWSNNLALANTRSRLRMLTLYYFGQLHGLLVCGTGNKVEDFGIGFYTKYGDGGVDVSPIADLYKTEVYELARSLNLIESIQNAIPTDGLWDADRTDEDQIGATYPELEKIQKEYGIKAVEDYEGRDKEVFMIFDRMHKAAKHKMVPIPICDIPEEWRG; via the coding sequence ATGCAGACACAAAAAGTAATAGACCATATTGTCAACTGGCTGAAAGATTATGCGGTAAAAGCTAATGCAAAAGGATATGTAATCGGGGTTTCGGGAGGTGTGGATTCCGGAGTGGTTTCTACCCTTTGCGCAATGACAGGACTTGAGGTTTTACTGTTGGAAATGCCTATCCGTCAGAAAGAAGACCAGGTAAACCGCGCACAGGATCATATTGAAGATCTAAAGAAAAAATTTCCTAATGTGCAGGGAAAGACCATTAACCTGACACCAGTTTTCGAAAGTTTTGAAGGAATTGTTCATGATCATGTGGAAGGAAGATGGAGCAATAATCTGGCTCTGGCTAATACAAGATCGCGTTTAAGAATGCTTACGCTTTATTATTTCGGGCAGCTTCACGGACTTCTGGTTTGCGGAACGGGAAATAAAGTGGAAGATTTTGGAATAGGATTTTACACAAAATACGGAGACGGCGGTGTAGATGTTTCGCCTATCGCCGATCTTTATAAAACCGAGGTGTACGAGCTGGCAAGATCTCTCAACCTTATAGAAAGTATTCAGAATGCGATTCCTACCGACGGACTTTGGGATGCAGACAGAACTGATGAAGACCAGATCGGGGCAACTTATCCCGAGCTTGAAAAAATTCAGAAAGAATACGGCATAAAAGCGGTGGAAGATTATGAAGGCCGCGATAAGGAAGTATTCATGATCTTCGACAGAATGCATAAAGCGGCAAAACATAAAATGGTTCCTATTCCGATCTGTGATATTCCGGAAGAATGGAGAGGATAA
- a CDS encoding L-threonylcarbamoyladenylate synthase, protein MENIIQILKSGGTILYPTDTIWGIGCDATNIEAVNKIFEIKKREKNKSMIILVESEKRLQDLVDVPEMAWEIIDLSEKPVTIVYENPRGLPKELLAEDGSIGIRLVKNDFCKKLITKLNKPLVSTSANFSGEKSPLKFSDISREIIDLVDYAVEEDREKVSQYSGSSVIKIWSDNRIKVLRE, encoded by the coding sequence ATGGAAAACATTATACAAATTCTAAAATCAGGCGGTACTATTTTATATCCTACCGATACTATTTGGGGAATCGGTTGTGATGCCACCAATATAGAAGCGGTCAATAAAATTTTTGAAATCAAAAAACGGGAAAAGAATAAATCCATGATTATTCTCGTAGAGTCTGAGAAAAGGCTGCAGGATTTGGTGGACGTTCCTGAAATGGCTTGGGAAATCATTGATTTGAGCGAAAAACCCGTTACCATCGTCTATGAAAATCCGAGAGGTCTGCCAAAAGAACTGTTGGCGGAAGACGGAAGCATCGGGATTCGTCTGGTAAAAAATGATTTTTGTAAGAAACTCATTACCAAACTTAATAAACCATTGGTTTCCACCTCTGCAAATTTCAGTGGTGAAAAAAGTCCTTTGAAGTTTTCGGACATTTCACGGGAGATTATTGATCTGGTAGATTATGCAGTGGAAGAAGACAGGGAAAAAGTGTCTCAGTATTCAGGCTCTTCGGTTATCAAAATCTGGAGTGATAACAGAATAAAAGTACTTCGCGAATAA
- the gldC gene encoding gliding motility protein GldC: MRKTQITIDVELDENHIPENITWNAQDGGIEKEPTKATMISVWDDKAMEALRIDLWTKEMPVDQMKMFIHQILVSLGNTYQRATGEEDVAQWMEEIAEEFAVKSVIKM, from the coding sequence ATGAGAAAAACTCAGATTACCATAGATGTAGAATTGGATGAAAATCATATCCCCGAAAATATCACCTGGAATGCTCAGGACGGAGGAATTGAAAAAGAACCTACAAAAGCAACCATGATTTCAGTGTGGGACGACAAAGCCATGGAGGCTTTGAGAATTGATCTTTGGACTAAAGAAATGCCGGTAGACCAAATGAAAATGTTTATCCATCAGATTTTGGTTTCTCTAGGAAATACTTATCAGAGAGCAACCGGTGAAGAAGATGTAGCACAGTGGATGGAAGAAATAGCAGAAGAGTTTGCCGTAAAATCGGTGATAAAAATGTAA
- the pafA gene encoding alkaline phosphatase PafA gives MLRKISIATAVIVSVTAINAQKIKNSRLERPKLVVGLVVDQMRWDYLYRYYNKYGNDGFKRLLNTGYSLNNVHIPYVPTVTALGHTCIYTGSVPAIHGIAGNDWTDKETGKNVYCTTDESVTPVGTTNTKVGSHSPKNLWSTTISDELRMATNFQGKVIGVSLKDRASILPAGHTPNGAFWFDDSTGDFITSSWYMNDLPQWVKAFNAQKMPEKLVANGWSTLLPIDQYTESSPDNSTWEGLLGSAKTPVFPYSNLASDYKDKKDNIRYTPFGNTLTLKLAEAAVEGEKLGSDDVVDMLAVNLASTDYAGHKFGPNSIEVEDVYLRLDQDLAQFFNYLDSKVGKGQYTVFLSADHGGAHSVGFLQEHKITTGFFGDGMEKNMNDKLKEKFGVDKLINAIDNYQIYFDRKLLKEHKLDLDVVRDFTVEEIENDPNDLYAVSVTKVQQSTIPEPIKQRIINGINRQRSGDIQLISHDSMLPPYSKTGTTHSVWNSYDSHIPLIFMGWGIQHGESNKAYFMTDIAPTVSSLLKIQFPSGNIGNPITEVIGK, from the coding sequence ATGCTTAGGAAAATTTCGATTGCAACAGCAGTTATTGTATCTGTAACGGCAATCAACGCGCAGAAGATTAAAAATTCCAGACTGGAAAGGCCGAAGTTGGTGGTGGGACTGGTGGTAGACCAGATGAGATGGGATTATTTATACCGTTATTATAACAAATACGGCAATGATGGTTTTAAAAGATTACTGAATACGGGCTATTCTCTGAATAACGTTCATATCCCTTATGTACCCACTGTTACGGCATTGGGACACACCTGCATCTATACGGGATCAGTTCCGGCCATTCACGGTATTGCAGGAAATGACTGGACAGATAAGGAAACCGGCAAAAATGTGTACTGTACCACAGACGAGTCGGTAACACCGGTTGGGACTACCAATACAAAAGTAGGAAGCCACTCTCCGAAGAATTTATGGTCAACCACTATCAGTGACGAACTGAGAATGGCTACTAATTTTCAGGGTAAAGTAATTGGTGTTTCTCTTAAAGACAGGGCTTCTATTTTACCGGCAGGTCATACCCCGAACGGTGCTTTCTGGTTTGATGATTCTACGGGAGATTTTATTACGAGCAGCTGGTATATGAATGATCTTCCGCAGTGGGTAAAAGCTTTCAATGCGCAGAAAATGCCGGAAAAATTGGTTGCTAATGGATGGAGTACCCTTCTTCCTATTGATCAGTATACTGAAAGTTCACCGGATAATTCTACGTGGGAAGGATTATTAGGAAGTGCAAAAACACCTGTTTTTCCTTACAGCAATCTGGCTTCGGATTATAAAGATAAAAAAGATAATATCCGGTATACGCCATTCGGGAATACACTGACCCTGAAACTTGCCGAAGCGGCAGTAGAAGGAGAAAAGCTGGGAAGTGATGATGTGGTGGATATGTTGGCCGTAAACCTTGCTTCCACAGATTACGCAGGACATAAATTCGGACCCAACTCTATTGAGGTTGAAGATGTATATTTAAGGCTGGATCAGGATCTTGCACAGTTTTTTAATTATCTTGACTCTAAAGTAGGAAAAGGGCAGTACACTGTTTTTCTTTCCGCAGATCATGGCGGTGCACATTCTGTAGGCTTTCTGCAGGAACATAAAATTACTACCGGATTTTTTGGCGACGGAATGGAAAAAAATATGAATGATAAGCTGAAAGAAAAATTCGGAGTTGATAAACTTATTAATGCCATTGATAATTATCAGATCTATTTCGACAGGAAACTTCTTAAAGAACATAAACTTGATCTGGATGTGGTAAGAGATTTCACCGTTGAGGAAATTGAAAATGATCCGAATGACCTTTACGCCGTTTCGGTGACAAAGGTACAGCAATCTACGATTCCGGAACCGATTAAACAAAGAATTATCAACGGGATCAACAGACAGCGAAGCGGAGATATTCAGCTGATCTCACACGATTCAATGCTTCCGCCTTATTCTAAAACAGGAACAACGCATAGTGTATGGAATTCTTATGATTCACATATTCCTTTGATTTTTATGGGCTGGGGAATTCAACATGGCGAAAGCAATAAAGCATATTTCATGACGGATATTGCTCCTACGGTTTCTTCTTTACTTAAAATACAGTTTCCAAGCGGGAACATAGGAAATCCCATAACGGAAGTAATCGGAAAATAA
- a CDS encoding GNAT family N-acetyltransferase, which produces MTRKATAADLQQLAELFDQYRIFYHKESDIQAAEKFLAERIENKDSEIFVAEYNGRLVGFVQLYPLFSSTRMKRYWLLNDLYVNENYRGKGYSKALIEEAKKIAKSSDACGILLETGKSNDIGNQLYPACGFEIYDEVNFYEWTNE; this is translated from the coding sequence ATGACAAGAAAAGCAACGGCCGCAGATTTGCAGCAATTGGCTGAACTGTTTGATCAATATAGAATATTTTATCATAAAGAATCTGATATTCAGGCAGCAGAAAAATTTTTAGCAGAAAGGATCGAGAATAAAGATTCTGAAATTTTTGTCGCTGAATATAACGGCAGGCTGGTAGGTTTCGTACAGCTTTATCCGCTGTTTTCTTCTACAAGAATGAAGCGTTACTGGCTGCTGAATGATTTGTATGTCAATGAAAATTATCGTGGAAAAGGGTATTCAAAGGCTCTTATCGAAGAAGCTAAGAAAATTGCGAAATCTTCTGACGCATGCGGAATTCTTCTTGAAACCGGGAAATCCAACGATATCGGAAATCAATTATACCCCGCCTGCGGATTTGAAATCTATGATGAAGTGAATTTTTACGAATGGACAAATGAATAA
- a CDS encoding DinB family protein: MTDFQKYIQRYLDLIPSENWLEELKKTGEQTVELYAQLSEEQSSFAYAEGKWTLKELLLHLSDTERVFQYRILAFLRSDQNELPGFDEELYASQSFANERTVSSLLEEYQLIRKSSQVLLETAHLSALKNIGTANGNQISAETIGKLIVGHNVHHLNIIKERYLVEL, from the coding sequence ATGACTGATTTTCAAAAATATATACAAAGATATTTAGACTTAATCCCATCCGAAAACTGGTTGGAAGAATTAAAAAAAACCGGAGAACAAACGGTTGAACTCTATGCTCAGCTTTCGGAAGAACAGTCTTCGTTTGCTTATGCAGAAGGAAAATGGACCCTGAAGGAGCTATTGTTGCATTTATCAGATACCGAAAGAGTATTTCAATACAGAATTCTGGCATTCTTAAGAAGCGATCAAAATGAGTTGCCCGGCTTCGATGAAGAACTATATGCGAGCCAGTCTTTTGCCAATGAAAGAACCGTAAGCTCACTGTTGGAAGAATATCAGCTGATCAGAAAATCTTCTCAGGTTTTACTGGAAACCGCTCATTTATCGGCATTAAAAAATATTGGTACGGCAAACGGAAACCAGATTTCCGCAGAAACCATCGGGAAATTGATTGTGGGACACAATGTGCATCATCTCAATATTATTAAAGAAAGATATTTGGTAGAATTGTGA
- a CDS encoding GIY-YIG nuclease family protein, whose amino-acid sequence MKAGFVYIMTNKNNTVLYTGVTSNLPKRVNEHKKHFFELSFTSKYNINKLIYWESFQEIGDAIYREKQIQDRKK is encoded by the coding sequence ATGAAGGCAGGCTTTGTATACATCATGACAAATAAAAATAATACGGTTTTATATACTGGTGTAACATCTAATTTACCTAAAAGAGTTAATGAACACAAAAAACATTTTTTTGAATTAAGTTTTACTTCAAAATATAATATAAATAAACTTATTTATTGGGAATCTTTTCAGGAAATAGGTGATGCAATTTATAGAGAAAAACAGATTCAAGACAGAAAAAAATAG